TTTGCAATTCCGTTTCCGGGAGCGAAAGCGGCGGCGACAACATAAACAAGCGGATAAAAAACAATAAGAGAAATCAGTATAAAAATCAGATAAGAAAAAGTTGTGCTGACTGTCTTGAATGAGCGGTAATTTTTCATACTTCACCTTCCTTATAAGCCTTGGTATTTCTGAACTGATAAATAGCAAACGGCGCAAGAACAACGAAGATAAGTACTGCGATAACAGAAGCGTAGTTGTATCTAAGCATTGTAATTGTAAGCTTGTAAATCCAAGTAACAAGAATATCAGTTCCGCCCGCCATTGTGGTTGTGGAATCTGCAACTGTCGGATCTCCGCCTGTCAAGAAGAAGATAATTCCGAAGTTGTTGATATTGTGCGTAAAGCTCATAATAATCAAAGGCATTGTCTGATAAAGAACAAGCGGCATTGTAATGTGGCGAAGAATCTGAGGTCCGTTCGCACCGTCAATCTTTGCAGCTTCGTACAAATCCTTGGAAATCGCGGTCATCGTTCCCATAGAAAGCATCATAAAGTAGCCGAATCCAGCCCAAAGGTTGATTACGACACACATTATTTTTGCCAGTGTCGCATCTCCAAGCCAAGGAATTGTGCTTCCCTGCTCAAGAATTCCAAGGGCAATAAGAGTTCTGTTTACAATTCCGAAAGTTCCGTTGAGCATCTGACGCCACAGAATCATTGTGATTACGGCTGGAACTGCATAAGGCAAGATAAATATAAACCTGAACACTGGAGCAATTTTGATTCCGCTTTCATTCAAATGAACGGCAACCAAAAGTCCGCCAAAGTAGCAGGTAAAAGTTGAAGCCACAGCCCAAACAAGTGTCCAAATTGCGATGCGTGCAAAACCAGCTGACCAGTTTGTTCCGCCGAAAAGGAGAGCCTTGAAGTTCTGGAATCCAACCCAGTCTACAGTATTTTTAGGAGGAATGTTGTTTGGAGCAGAATAGTTTGTAAAAGCAACCGCAACGCTAAAGAGAAGCGGAACAACAACAAAAACAAGAAGCATAATTACACAAGGAGCAAGTCCAGTTATAGGGAACGCCTTGTTGCCAACTTCTTCCAAAGAGGACTTTTGAGAAACGAATCTCTTTGTCCTGCAGTATTCTTCATAAGATTTTTTTGCGCTTCTTACTGAAATTACGTAAGCCGCCACAAAAAGTGCGATTATCGAAAGAATAAGAATTCCGTCGATAAGCATAAACATAGAGTTATTGCGAAGCTTAACCGGAATATCAGGCTGAGGCTCGCCAAGAGTAATCAAATCAAAAATCTTTCTGCAAGTAACTGGCAGAAAAGCAAGAAAAAGAACTTCAAGGGCAGCAAAAAGAGCGCCTTTGACATATTGTTTAAGGTAAATAATATGGGATAATCCCATGAAGCATAAAGATGCAACTTTTACCTTTTTTGCAGAACTTCCATCGGACTCTATCCGCATAAGACACCTCGCAATTGAATACGTCTGGTCAAGACACGCTTAAACTCAAGGCCTTGACTCATCCGTTTTTACGGTTTGGACAAACCCAAAATCAGTGTAAAGCACAAAAAGTGCTTAAAAAGGCAGACAAAAAATGCGCCGTCTTTTATAAAACTGTTTTTAAATTTTGCAAGAAAACAAAGGGCTGCCGCAAAAAATTCTTTTCGATAATTCTGGGCAGCCCATAGGCTTAGTTTACAATAGCAAGAAAGCTAAATTACATTCCAAGGATTGTAGCGTTGCAAGCGTCAAGTTCTTTCTTAACATCTGCACCGTTCCAAATGTTCTTTGAAGCGTTTCCAAGAGCATCCCAGAAAGCAGACATCTGTGGAACAGAAGGCATTGGGAATGCATAGTCAAGCTGATTGAGGAATCCGCCAATGTATTCGCTTGAAACTTTTACGTTGATTGCTGGCATAGCTCCAGTGATGTCGAATCTGAGCTGCTGCATAGCCGGGCTGATAAGGAACTGAGCAAAGTCAGCTGCTTCTTCCGGATGATCAGAGTATGAGCTTACAAACATAGCGCGTGTTCCAGAGAATGAAGCTGCCGGAACTGTGTCTCCAGGAAGTGAAGGAAGTGGCGCAACACCAAAGTTCAATTTAGCGTCAACAAAGTTCTTTACGTTCCAAGGTCCAGTAATGTGCATTGCAGCCTGTCCGCCCTGGAATGCAGCGTCGCAAACTCCAGTTGAAAGATCAGCAGCAGGAACATCAAGAGCGTTTCTGAGTGACTGGAAGAATTTCATTCCGTTTACAGCATCATCGTTGTTAAGATATGTTGTAGAAGTGTCAGCTCCAGTTGAACCGAAGATGCGGTTTCCGTTTTCTGTTGTGAATACAATTGAATAGTATGCGTTTCCTACATCCATTACAAATCCACGCTTGTCTGGATTCTTTTTGTTGAATTCAATAGCCCATTTTGCAAGGTCATCCCAAGTCTTTGGAACATCTTTTTCAGCAATAAGATCCTTGTTGTAGAACAAAGCATAAGTTTCTGCGCTTACTGGGTAGCCATACATTTTTCCTTCGTAAGTAAGAGCCTTTGAACAAGCGCCAAGAACTTCTTTTGCAACAACGTCAGCGTTTTCTGTTGGAGCAACGTGTCCGCCGTTAACAAGTTCGCCAAGCTTATCATGTGGAGCAGCAAAAAGGTCTGCGCCAACTCCAGCTGGTCCGTCAAGGGCAATCTGTCCTGTTGAATCGCCAAGCTCTACATTTACGAATTTGATTTCTACATTTGGATGAGACTCTGTGTATTTAGCTCCAGCCTGTTTAATGAATTCATCTGGTCCTAAAAGAGACTCCCATACAGTAAGAGTTATTTTTTCAGACTTTTTAGCTTTCTTGCTGCATCCTGTAAATGCGAGCAAACCTGCAGATACTACAGCTACAGCTGCAATAACACCTTTCTTCATTTTGTCCTCCTATTATAAACAATGAAGCTTTTATATTCCAACCGCAAATCAGCGGAAAGATTCCCTTATTCTAAGCTCGTAACCGACTTTTGTGTGGCTTGGAACTTTTTTTCCTTCTATCATATCCACAAGAAGACTTCCTGCCTTCTTTGTAAGATTTGAAACGTTTACATTCAATGCCGTAATTGGAGGCGTATTGTTCTCCAAAACCTGACTGTCGTAAAACGAAATCACCTGAATGTCCGCCGGCACTTCATAGTCATTCTGCTTGAGCCATTTAAGCACATAGACGCAGATAATGTCATCCATGCAGACAAGACACTGCGGATTTTCCTTCATAATATCCGGCAAAACAGAAAAAACATCTTTCTGGCATTCCAGATTCCAATGAACAACGCAGCCGTCCAAGGAAATTCCAGAAGAAGCAAGTCCTCTCTTAAATCCTTCAAAGCGGAATGTGTTCACGCTGTTTTTGCTGTCGCCCGCAAGAACAGCAACTTTTTCACATCCACGGCTTATCATAAACTTTGTCATTTCGTAGCAGCCAGAAATCTGGTCGCTTCCAACATGGCAAAACTCATTGTCCCCGGACGTGCCCATTACAATAAACGGAATCCCTTCTTTTTTCAAGAAGTCCACGGATTCATCTTTTTCTTCAAGACGGGTCAAAATAACGCCGTCAACTTTTCTATTTATAACAAGCCGCCTTAACGGAGTAATATCTCCGCCGCCCTGAACAACAATCAGCGCATCATAGCCAGCCTTGTAAACAGATTCAGAAATTCCAACGAGGCAATTCTGAAAAAACGGATTGTCCTCTTCATTTTTTGGAATCACAACGCCAATATTGAAAGTCTGTCGCAGAACAAGTCCTTTTGCCATCGGATTAGGAACATAGTTGCACGACTGAACTTTTTCCATTACGCGCCGCCGGGTTTCCGCGCCAATCCGCCCCTTGCAGTTTATAACTCGGGACACTGTAGACTTTGAAACTCCAAGTTCCTGGGCAATATCCGAAATTGTAACAACAGAAGCGGACCTTTCCATAAAAACGTTTCCAAATTATTTTATTAAACAATGCAAAGCAAAAAGTTCTGCAATGCTTAAAGTTTACACCAACAATTCTTATAAAACAAGAAAAATCGGTTGCTCAACACGAAAAAGTATACACGTGTCGATTCGATTTGTCAAACTTTTTTTATAAATTCTTTGTAATTTTCTTACAAAAATAATAACGTTTCCAGAAGTTTTTCTTGCGCCCTCTTTTTTTTTATGCAATACTTATTTTCATGTTTGAACAAACCGCAGAAAAAATCAAAAATGCAAAAATCATTCCGGTCGTAAAAATTCAGGAAAAAGAAGACGCAATAGAACTTGCACGCGCGCTCACAAACGGCGGAATGAAAGCTGTTGAAATAACGTTCAGAACAAACGACGGCGAAACCGGGCTAGAAAAAATCGCTGGCTGCATAGAATCAATAAAAAAAGAATTTCCGCATATTCTTGTGGGAGCCGGAACTGTAATAAACGCAAGCCTCGCACAAAAAGCGCAAAATGCTGGCGCGGATTTTCTTGTTTCCCCGGGATTCAATCCAAAAACCGTAAAATGGTGCGTTGAGCATGAAGTTCCTTTTTTCCCTGGAGTTTGCACACCGGGCGAAATTGAGCAGGCATTAGAAGCCGGACTGAATTTTTTAAAGCTTTTCCCTGCGGAAGTAATGGGCGGAACAAAATTCCTAAAATCGCTGGCAGGACCTTTTCCGCAAACAGTTTTCATTCCAACGGGCGGAATAAACGGCGAAAATTTTTCAAGCTATCTTTCATGCAAAAATGTTGGCGCGGTGGGCGGAAGCTGGATGTGCCCCGAAAAACTCATAAAAGAAAAAAATTGGCAGGAAATTGAAAACCTTTGCAAAAAAGCAAATTTTCCATGCATAAAAAGCTGCTGAAAGTAAAAATTTATTTATCTATCAACTCAAAATATCTTGTAGGAGAAAAAATCAACAGCTTATCGATTTTTAAATCTTCAAAATCCTTGTCGCCAGTCAATAAAATATCCGAATCAGACAAAATTGCAGAGTCAAGAACTGGCAAATCTTTTACATCTCTGATTTTTGGATATTTATTTTCATCAATTTTATTTGGCGTTGTAAATTCTTCAAAATTTATTCCGTCAAAGAAGATTTCAAGCTGTTTTAATTTTTCAGGGAATTTCTTTTCAAAGACTTCATTACATTCTTCTTTTGTATAGGAAGAAATTACAACTGCATGTTTTTCAAGCAGATGAGAAAAAACTCTTGCAACTTTTCCGCTTGGAAAAAGCATTGCCGAGATTATGACATTTGTATCAACAAAAACTCTCACCTAGTTTTCCTTAATTCTTTAATGTAGGCAACAACATCTTCTTCTGTTTGAAAACCTGCTTTTTCAGCTTCGCCCTGCATTTGATTTTGCGCATTCGCCAAAGCTATTTGTGATGCATTTGCAATATAAACTTTTCCTTTTTTTTCTTCAAAATACACTTTGTCGCCGGTTTTCAATTGAAGCAAATTTCTTATCATAAGAGGAATTGTTATCTGACCTTTTGATGTTACTTTTGCAAGTTCCATAGAAAATCTCCTTACTTTCCTTACTTCAATATAAATGAAGCAACTCTTGCTGTCAAATTCTAAACAAAAAAAACTGCCCTTTAAGCTAAATGAATTCAGCCTAAAGAGCAGCCTTTGAATAGCTAGCTAAAAACCAGCGACAGATTCCCGTGTCATAGCACAGGAATGACAGTTAAATTAAACCAATCCCTGGGCAACCATTGCGTTTGCAACTTTTACAAATCCTGCAATGTTAGCGCCTGCAACATAGTCGCCTTCTGTAGCGTATTTTTTTGCAGTTTCATAAGCGTTGTCGTGGATGTTTGTCATAATCTGCTTAAGCTTAGAGTCAACTTCTTCAAATGTCCAAGAAAGACGCTCTGAGTTCTGGCTCATTTCAAGTCCGGATACCGCAACACCGCCGGCGTTTGCAGCTTTTCCAGGAGCGAACATAACTTTGTTTTCCTGGAAATACTTTATGGCTTCCGCACGTGTAGGCATATTTGCGCCTTCTGCAACGAGCATACATCCGTTTGCAACAAGTTTCTTTGCATCTTCAAGATAAATTTCATCCTGAGTTGCGCAAGGCAAGGCAAGGTCAGCTTTTACGCCCCAAGGCTTTTCACCTTTGAAGAATTTTGCGTTAGGAAATTTCTTTACATAAGCGTCAACTTTTTCTTTGCGTGCGCGGAATTCTTTTACATAGGCAAGTTTTTCAGCAGTGATTCCGTCTTCATCAAGAATATAGCCAGTTGAATCAGACAAAGTGATTGGCTTTCCGCCGAGCTGAAGAAGCTTTTCAGCAGCGTACTGGGCAACGTTTCCGTCTCCAGAAATAATAGCTGTCTTTCCTTTGAAGTCCTGGCCTTTTTTTGCAAGCATGCATTCAACAAAGTAAATAAGTCCGTAGCCTGTAGCTTCTGTGCGGGCAAGAGAACCGCCGAATGAAAGTCCTTTTCCTGTAAGAACTCCAGTGTACTGGTTTGTAATTCTCTTGTACTGGCCGAACATATAGGCAACTTCTTTTCCGCCTACACCTTTGTCTCCAGCAGGAACGTCTGTGTCTGCGCCAATATGACGATAAAGCTCTGTGATAAATGACTGGCAGAATCTCATAATTTCAGCGTCTGATTTTCCGTGGCCGTCAAAATCTGAACCGCCTTTTCCGCCGCCCATTGGAAGAGTTGTAAGGGAATTCTTAAGAACCTGCTCAAATCCGAGGAATTTCAAAACATCAAGTCCTACTTCCGGAGAAAAACGCAAACCTCCTTTATAAGGTCCGATTGCGCTGTTAAACTGAACACGGAATCCGCGGTTTACATGAGGCTTTCCTGCATCGTCAGTCCAAGGAACACGGAACATTACAATTCTTTCTGGCTCTACGAAACGCTCAAGAACAGCATACTGCTCCAGCTCAGGCATTTTGTCTACCGCAGGAGAAATTGCTTCAAGAACAAGTCCAGCAGCCTGAAGAAAATGACCCTGATCTGCATAGCGAACAGAAATGTCATCCCAAACACGTTTACAATAAGCATTTTTAATACTGTATTCCATATAAACAACCCCTGTTTCTTGATTTTTTAATTTGTAACCCCAGAAATCAAGAAAAAACTTAAATAATATTAAACTATATTAAATGTTTTGAAAAGTAAAAATTCAAAAATTTGTTGCAACATTTTACAAGCCGATATATAATAAATACTGAAATTTCTTTAACGAGGCTTCAGAATTGACAACAGAAAGCTGCCTTGAAAACGTTTTGCTTTCATATAAAAAATACTACGATGTTTCAAAAAATCCAGGCGGAACTTTTTGCGCGACTGCGGAATTCCATTCGCACGAGGAACAGTATTTTTTAACAAAGTCGGCAAGAATTGCAGAGGTGGATTCAAATGAATATGTCTACTTTGCGCTTGAAGAAAAACTTTCATTGCAAAAACTCAAGGAACTTTCAATTTCGGCCTGGGCAGACGGGCTTTCAAAAGTAAAGCCTTTTTGCGGTCACAAAAATTCAGACATAAGCCTGATTGTCATTGCCGGTTCAGTTGAAAAAGACGCAGCCAAGGAAGCAAAAAAAATCAAGTTGCACAAGTCGTACAAGCTTTCATTTTTTGGCTGGAGCAGCTTCAGTCTGATTGTTTACGATCTTTCAGAAAGAAAAACTTGGTTCAACTGGCACGGAAGAAATTTGCGCAGTATTTTTTCTAAAATGCCGCTGTAACTTTTAAGCAAATTTTGAGTGGGCTTCAAAACTCATTCACATTTATATTTTTTTGGAGGCACAAGAGATGGCTGCTTTACTGATTATTTTAGCGGCGCTTGTTCTGCTTTTCTGCGGATACGTTTTTTACGGTTCGTGGCTTGCAAAACAATGGGGAATTGATCCGGCGAAAAAAACACCGGCGCAGGAAACACCAGACGGAGTTGACTACGTGGCGGCAAAACCGGCAGTTCTTATGGGACACCACTACTCTTCTATCGCAGGAGCAGGACCAATCAACGGACCAATACAGGCGGCGGTTTTCGGATGGGTTCCAGTATTTTTGTGGTGCATAATCGGAGGAATTTTCTTCGGCGGAGTTCAGGACTTTGGCTCACTGTTTGCTTCAATAAGGCACAAGGGAAAATCCGTAGGCGAAATCATCAACGACACAATGGGAGCAAAGGCAAAAAAACTCTTTATCATTTTTGCGCTTCTTGTTCTGATTCTTGTAATCGCCTCGTTTGTAAACGTTGTTGCGGGAACATTCTTTACCGTGGCAGGAAGTCCTGTAATGTTCGGGCTTGTTTCAAATCCGACAAACAACCAGACAACAGCAATGATTTCAGTTTTATTCATTGTGCTTGCCATTATCTACGGAATCATTACAAACAAATGCGGACTTAAAACGCTTCCGGCTACAATTCTTGGAATAATCGGAATTGTGATTGTTACA
This genomic stretch from uncultured Treponema sp. harbors:
- a CDS encoding sugar ABC transporter permease, giving the protein MRIESDGSSAKKVKVASLCFMGLSHIIYLKQYVKGALFAALEVLFLAFLPVTCRKIFDLITLGEPQPDIPVKLRNNSMFMLIDGILILSIIALFVAAYVISVRSAKKSYEEYCRTKRFVSQKSSLEEVGNKAFPITGLAPCVIMLLVFVVVPLLFSVAVAFTNYSAPNNIPPKNTVDWVGFQNFKALLFGGTNWSAGFARIAIWTLVWAVASTFTCYFGGLLVAVHLNESGIKIAPVFRFIFILPYAVPAVITMILWRQMLNGTFGIVNRTLIALGILEQGSTIPWLGDATLAKIMCVVINLWAGFGYFMMLSMGTMTAISKDLYEAAKIDGANGPQILRHITMPLVLYQTMPLIIMSFTHNINNFGIIFFLTGGDPTVADSTTTMAGGTDILVTWIYKLTITMLRYNYASVIAVLIFVVLAPFAIYQFRNTKAYKEGEV
- a CDS encoding maltose ABC transporter substrate-binding protein, whose amino-acid sequence is MKKGVIAAVAVVSAGLLAFTGCSKKAKKSEKITLTVWESLLGPDEFIKQAGAKYTESHPNVEIKFVNVELGDSTGQIALDGPAGVGADLFAAPHDKLGELVNGGHVAPTENADVVAKEVLGACSKALTYEGKMYGYPVSAETYALFYNKDLIAEKDVPKTWDDLAKWAIEFNKKNPDKRGFVMDVGNAYYSIVFTTENGNRIFGSTGADTSTTYLNNDDAVNGMKFFQSLRNALDVPAADLSTGVCDAAFQGGQAAMHITGPWNVKNFVDAKLNFGVAPLPSLPGDTVPAASFSGTRAMFVSSYSDHPEEAADFAQFLISPAMQQLRFDITGAMPAINVKVSSEYIGGFLNQLDYAFPMPSVPQMSAFWDALGNASKNIWNGADVKKELDACNATILGM
- a CDS encoding LacI family DNA-binding transcriptional regulator; this translates as MERSASVVTISDIAQELGVSKSTVSRVINCKGRIGAETRRRVMEKVQSCNYVPNPMAKGLVLRQTFNIGVVIPKNEEDNPFFQNCLVGISESVYKAGYDALIVVQGGGDITPLRRLVINRKVDGVILTRLEEKDESVDFLKKEGIPFIVMGTSGDNEFCHVGSDQISGCYEMTKFMISRGCEKVAVLAGDSKNSVNTFRFEGFKRGLASSGISLDGCVVHWNLECQKDVFSVLPDIMKENPQCLVCMDDIICVYVLKWLKQNDYEVPADIQVISFYDSQVLENNTPPITALNVNVSNLTKKAGSLLVDMIEGKKVPSHTKVGYELRIRESFR
- the eda gene encoding bifunctional 4-hydroxy-2-oxoglutarate aldolase/2-dehydro-3-deoxy-phosphogluconate aldolase, whose amino-acid sequence is MFEQTAEKIKNAKIIPVVKIQEKEDAIELARALTNGGMKAVEITFRTNDGETGLEKIAGCIESIKKEFPHILVGAGTVINASLAQKAQNAGADFLVSPGFNPKTVKWCVEHEVPFFPGVCTPGEIEQALEAGLNFLKLFPAEVMGGTKFLKSLAGPFPQTVFIPTGGINGENFSSYLSCKNVGAVGGSWMCPEKLIKEKNWQEIENLCKKANFPCIKSC
- a CDS encoding putative toxin-antitoxin system toxin component, PIN family; its protein translation is MRVFVDTNVIISAMLFPSGKVARVFSHLLEKHAVVISSYTKEECNEVFEKKFPEKLKQLEIFFDGINFEEFTTPNKIDENKYPKIRDVKDLPVLDSAILSDSDILLTGDKDFEDLKIDKLLIFSPTRYFELIDK
- a CDS encoding AbrB/MazE/SpoVT family DNA-binding domain-containing protein; amino-acid sequence: MELAKVTSKGQITIPLMIRNLLQLKTGDKVYFEEKKGKVYIANASQIALANAQNQMQGEAEKAGFQTEEDVVAYIKELRKTR
- the gdhA gene encoding NADP-specific glutamate dehydrogenase; amino-acid sequence: MEYSIKNAYCKRVWDDISVRYADQGHFLQAAGLVLEAISPAVDKMPELEQYAVLERFVEPERIVMFRVPWTDDAGKPHVNRGFRVQFNSAIGPYKGGLRFSPEVGLDVLKFLGFEQVLKNSLTTLPMGGGKGGSDFDGHGKSDAEIMRFCQSFITELYRHIGADTDVPAGDKGVGGKEVAYMFGQYKRITNQYTGVLTGKGLSFGGSLARTEATGYGLIYFVECMLAKKGQDFKGKTAIISGDGNVAQYAAEKLLQLGGKPITLSDSTGYILDEDGITAEKLAYVKEFRARKEKVDAYVKKFPNAKFFKGEKPWGVKADLALPCATQDEIYLEDAKKLVANGCMLVAEGANMPTRAEAIKYFQENKVMFAPGKAANAGGVAVSGLEMSQNSERLSWTFEEVDSKLKQIMTNIHDNAYETAKKYATEGDYVAGANIAGFVKVANAMVAQGLV